The following are from one region of the Thalassophryne amazonica unplaced genomic scaffold, fThaAma1.1, whole genome shotgun sequence genome:
- the LOC117506117 gene encoding uncharacterized protein LOC117506117: MSPGIQVLSSGSTAVSTGENCAFYSDTADLSSENDCVVVTVSTLSNAANSIAGNSGQTNPITNTIVGATGCGVSLISEAPVSSPSSTPYRNYLDLFEEEYDSDGPGLQEAISRSLNTGTSESDTRISLQGILETIASRVNNGDIVCFNIIRKNVWDGASRAMCRSNFSPEKKMDVKFTDDYGISEGAVDNGGPTREFFRLCLYEIKDKIGIFEGPPNAKVLTCNYKGGSSSFHLHFLMFFFLLKVTQLGSLK; this comes from the exons ATGTCCCCTGGCATCCAAGTCTTGTCCAGTGGATCCACTGCCGTCTCCACTGGAGAAAACTGTGCCTTCTATAGTGACACAGCTGACCTTTCCAGTGAAAATGATTGCGTTGTCGTAACTGTGTCCACCTTGAGTAATGCTGCAAACTCCATAGCTGGCAACAGTGGCCAAACCAATCCCATCACAAATACAATTGTTGGTGCAACTGGCTGTGGTGTGTCCTTGATCTCTGAGGCACCTGTCAGCAGTCCATCCAGCACACCCTACag AAACTATCTGGACCTGTTTGAAGAAGAATATGATTCTGATGGTCCTGGTCTGCAGGAAGCTATTTCAAGGTCTCTGAATACTGGAACAAGTGAAAG TGATACAAGGATAAGTTTACAGGGAATACTAGAGACTATTGCTTCAAGAGTAAACAATGGAGACATTGTATGCTTCAATataataagaaaaaatgtctgGGATGGAGCATCAAGGGCCATGTGCAGGTCCAATTTCTCACCAGAAAAGAAGATGGATGTCAAGTTCACAGATGATTATGGAATATCAGAGGGTGCCGTTGACAATGGTGGGCCCACCCGAGAGTTTTTCCGGTTGTGCCTATATGAAATCAAGGATAAAATTGGCATCTTTGAAGGCCCACCCAATGCCAAAGTCCTCACATGCAACTATAAAGGTGGTTCTTCttcttttcatttacattttttaatgttttttttcttactgaaAGTTACTCAACTAGGCAGTTTGAAGTAA